tgttactctggaccctgatctctcttttgacgaacatatcaagactgtttcaaggacagcttttttccatctacataacattgaaaaaatcagaaactttccaaaaattatgcagaaaaatgaatccatgcttttgtcacttctaggttagactactgcaatgctctactttccggctacccggataaagcactaaataaacttcagttagtgctaaacacggatgctagaatcttgactagaaaccaaaaatttgatcattttactccagtgctagcctctctacactggcttcctgttaaggcaagggctgatttcaaggttttactgctaacctacaaagcattacatgggcttgctcctacctatcttcacgatttggtcctgccgtacatacctacatgtacgctacagttacaagacgcaggcctcctaactgtccctagaatttctaagcaaacagctggaggcaattTTTATgcaatggtctgcctatccatgtgagagacgcagactcggtctcaacctttaagtctttattgaagactcatctcttcagtaggtcctatgattgagtgtagtctggcccaggagtgtgaaggtgaacggaaaggcactggagcaacgaacaaCCCTTCCTGTCtgtgcctggccggttcccctctctccactgagattctctgcctctaaccctattacaggggctgagtcactggcttactggtgctcttccatgccgtccctaggagggatgCGTCAACTGAGTGGGTTGAGTCtctgacatgatcttcctgtctgggttggcgcccccctccaTTGTGCCAAGTTGTGCCGTGGCgcagatctttgtgggctatcctcggccttgtctcaggatggtaagttggtggttgaagatatccctctagtggtgtgggggctgtgctttggcaaagtgggtggggttatatcctgcctgtttggccctgtccgtgggtatcgtcggatggggccacagtgtctcccgacccctcctgtctcagcctccagtatttatgctgcagtagttcatgtgtcggggggctagggtcagtctgtcatatctggagtatttctcctgtcttatccggtgtcctgtgtgaatttaagtatgctctctcttgctctctctatctttctttctctctcttggaggacctgagccctagcaccatgcctcaggactacctggcctgaatactccttgctgtccccagtccacctggccgtgctgctgctccagtttcaaatgttctgcctgcggctatggaaccctgacctgttcaccggacgtgctacctgtcccagacctgctgttttcaactttctagagttgaaaacagcaggagcggtagcgatactctgaatgatcggctatgaaaagccaactgacatttactcctgaggtgctgacctgttgcaccctctacaaccactatgattattattatttgaccctggtggtcatctatgaacatttaaacatcttggccatgttctgttataatctccacccggcacagccagacgaggactggccacccctcatagcctggttcttctctaggtttcttcctaggttctggcctttctagggagtttttcctagccaccatgtttctacacctgcattgcttgctgtttggggttttaggctgggtttctgtacagcactttgagatatcagctgatgtaagaagggctttataaatacatttgatttcagacagtgctgtatcatgaatacagtcacaggtaaCCTGGAATGACAGTACACTAGCTGAAGTTTTGTTAATTagatattttttcattttttttgcatcttggattaaaaaaattataaatgaATATAAACTTTACTTAATTAACtcgttaagtcagttaagaacaaattcttatttacaatgacagccttggaacagtgggttaactgcgttgttcaggggcagaacatttttaccttgtcagctcggggatttgatctcgcagcctttcagttactggcccaacgctctaaccactaggctacttggaTATGTCCATGACAATGACTTTGCTCAGAAAAAGTTGTCTCGTCTCGGCACCGGTCACTCTATGTATGGTACTACAGAGATTGAAATTCAAATGTGAAACATTGTTTCCGAGGTCGGACAGGCAGAAAGCTATGCTTATATTAATCCCCGCTgcaccaaactaaatgctaggctggaAGCAAGGGGAAATGTGTGAGTTGAGATAAATAAAGGAGCTGATTCAGAAAGCAACATGAACATGATAGTCTTATTGAGGCGCAGTGATCATTTTCAGATGGAACTGATAGTCTGTAACGGCCAATACAGCACGACTTGGAATGCTGCTCGTcaaatcagcatccaggatccacattttacaattattattataaactgggtggctTGAGCCATCTCAGACCTTATACCACAGGTAAAATGACTTTTTCCTGGTATAATTATGTTATTAACCAGTTTACAATAGCAACAAGGCACATTGGGGGTTtgaggtatatggccaatataccacagttaatgactgtatccaggcactccgtgttgcttaagaacagctcttagccattgtatattggccatataccacacctcctcaggcatTAGTGCTTAATTATATGGATGGAACTACATATTCCAAGAGGCAATCCCTCTGTGAAAATGAATGTTTATTGGGATATTATTTGAACACACTAGATTGATTTTCATAAAACAGCTCGAGTGCACTAGGCCTTTACTGACTTTCCCATTGCTTGCTCTGTCAGAATGTTTTACAATTGCCAAGTGTACTTCAGAACAGATAAGTCTGAACCTGTTCAGGGCCTCCTAAAAGTAATTGTTTTCATTAACATTTAATGACATGGCGTAACAGTCTCTGCATGTATTTAGATTTGATGTGAATGATACCAGATGAGTGAGTGTGTGGAGATTCATTTCAATCAGGCACGTAGAAGACCAACAAGGTTCCACCTGGAAACATATAGAACACGTacaatttattaaaaaaaaataactgcaCCAAATATTTCCTTGACATGCAAAATATACATTATACCACAGGAGGTCGtttgcaccttaattggggaggacaggctcttggtaatggctggagcagaatagtataaaatacatcaaaaatggtttccatgtgtttcatgccattattatgagctgtcctccccacAACAGCCCCCATTACATTATACATTttacaatatacacacacacacacatctgtaccACCTATTCTACACATAGCTACTATGTACACAGAAGCTATCCCTTTAATAGCAAGAGATGTGGTAGATAAACTGCAGTAGGTTGACAAGCTAGCTCACATTGGCATATAGCCTCTTGCCTTTGATATGTATTGTATAGCACCTCTCACTACGAGATCATGTTATTGTAGCTTCCCTGTAATCAAATTCATTAAAGGAATCCTCAAAAAACATATTTTAGTGTTGTTGCGTTTTGCATCAAGGATTGTTTTTGCTCTACTGAATGTGCTTTCTTGAAAAATGTAATTGCTGATATATGCATATTTTGGGGGTGATTATATTATGGTGAACTAATGGAAAAAATACAAAATCGTTTTTTAGTGTAGTATTCCTTTAATAAAGCACCTGCCAAGAGGTCCTGACTTTTATGGCACATATAgtaaactcattccacagaggatCCCTGGTTCCAGTCCTCTTTGTAGGTGTCCCCTAAATCACTACATGATGAACAGGGTTGATCAGTCAGATAAAGCCTGCAATGCTGCCTGGGCATATCTTTGGGCACTGCCTACTAATGTTCCATTTGGTCGAGGAGTGAGGGTTATGAGCCCAGCGCCTCCTCGTTTCCTGCACTGGCTTTCTGATAACGTCTGACCTACGACCCCAAGCCGTGGGATGCATGATGTTCATGAGAACAGTTGTTAGTATCTTCCCAAACAAACAagacacacaccacccccccccccccccccccccacccctcaacATACGTTACTCAGAACAATACAGGAGTCATTGCGTCAACGCCTCAAAACAGTCCTAGGAAAAACACAGGAAAAGGAGTCTACTCTCCGGAGTTTACTCTCCACAGTCCATACTCCACACACTCTCCGTCTGTGTCCAACTCGTTAAAGTGGTCCATCGACTGCGGAGCTCCAAGTCCTGTCATTCTTCAGCAATGCAGTTGGGGTCCACCTTAACATGGCTTGCTCTGAGTGTCGGTCAATGACACTGAAATCACCTGGCTCCCAGGTCATACCGGATGCATCTGTCTGTACTGTAGTAATCACAACTGGGTCAGTGTGTAGTCTCTCAGGGGTCAGGCTGCATCATGAGAAGAGGAGGGTCTTTCTCTAGGCTGATCTTAcattccacctcctcctctaccgGGACATAGAGATTCCCTATGGAGCTCTGGAAGGCAGGGGggggtgttagtgtgtgtgagggTCATGGGGCAACGTGGATGAATTGTAAAGAGGAAGTTAGCATTTCTAGTTAGTGAAGTCCTATAACATCAGCTAGCCCCTTACTGTTAGACCACTGCTAATAATACAAGATGCTGTTGCTGTTCTCACCTTCTGTTCCTTATTGCTGATCAGCATGTCCTTCAAAATCCAGGAAGGCTGTGGAATTTTGGGGAAAAGCTTCTCTCTGTGCCTGGAAAAGAACCAAAGAGGCCACAATTAAAACCCTAATCACTAAAATGTAAATTGCTTAAGTGAAAACACAAGATAGAATGCTATTTAGACAACCCCCCCCACGACAGAATGTAGACCCATGATGTAGGTTGACTTACTTCATGAAACAACAAAGAAACAGGATGATGAATAGGCCAACTGCAGCTGGAATGAGGATGGCAAACACAGTCATCGACCAATCAACATGAAGATCCTCCACACCTGAAAGGAACACAAGCAAAACATCAGTGACTGGGTCTAATTCTAGTCATGTCTATTAGATTAGAAGTCTATTACATTTAGCCAACAGTACACAATTCTATTATAATGTcatatacttaagcaataaggcatgagggggtgtggtatatggccaatataccacagctaagggctctTACGCACAACACAAcgcctcttttacgctactgctactctctgtttatcatatatgcatagtcactttaaccatatctacatgtacatactacctcaatcagcccgacgaactggtgcctgtatgtagcctcactactgttatagcctcgctactgttaatttttactgttgtttttatttctttacttacccattgttcacctaataccttttttgctttgttggttagagcctgtaagtaagcatttcaatgtaaggttgtattcggcgcacgtgacaaataaactttgatttgcctggatacagcctttagcatattggccatataccacaaaccccccaaggtgcattattgttattataaactggctaccaacgtaattagaggaataaaaatacatgttttgtcatacccgtggtatacggtctgatcagtattcagggctcgaaccacccagtttataatattttCATAGACTAATGGTATAATATACACTTTTTATTCATCCTCCATTTTATTTGATACAGGGAAAGTTTAAAATATTTCAATGTTAATATTATTATATCACTGACTGTGTCCTGCCAGAGAGAGTGTGGAGAAAGAAAGTGGAGTAAGTACCATAAAGTTCAACATGGCTCCAGTCGCTCCCTCCTGCCCCACATGACTCCTGATATACTGCTTTAACCTGGACTCTGTATTGGCATCTCAGGTCGTACGGCACGTACACAGCTACATTATCATATTCGTATCGTATCTCCTTACTCtggaggaaacacacacacaacacattgaCTGGAACTCCGATAATGGTACCATTTCACTAAAACGTGCAAGgatatgtgcacacacacacgacccttTATGTCCGTAAAAGCAGTGTAAACATGTTCCAGTGACTAAAGCTGTACTTTTATTGGTGTAATTCAGATTAGTAGCCCATCTCATGGTGACACTACCAGAACGCCCAACCCTTCATCTGACCTATATACTGTCTGTAGCCAGATAAACAAATAAACTTAGGCCTCGTTATCGGTTAAGGAATCATTCTGCATTATTACATCCACAGGTTTTGAACATCAGGTCTCTGTTGCAAAATAGATTTTCTCAGTGAAACTAATCTGTCCAACAATGGCCGAGTGAACCATAAATAAccaaaggttaaattaaaaatgaAACTATTGAAAACTCTTCTGAAGTGCAACAGAAGAAATTGTCTGCACTTAccaggttgtcattgtaaataagaatttgttcagaACTAGCTTGCTTGGATAAGTAAAAggttatataaataaataaaaatatccaCACATCCATTGCTTACCAGAAACTCTTGACACTTGCTGTAGTTTAAGATGTAAACCCAGCAGTGGTGAGCGGCTAAGTCCGGAGGGTCCCAGCTCAGAATGAGATCCTTTCCTTCCTCTGTGATCTTAACCCTAGGGGCCGGGGGCTTGACTGAAGAGAATCGGACATACAGTAGACCATTAGATAAATGAGAGTATTGGTAATATCAACAATATTGAATATTACTTGAGAGTTGGGTAGTGTCATGTAATTACTGATTAGTTGGTATACCTCAATAAATAGTTTTAGAATTCATGGTTTTCCGGTCATACTATGAGGATATATCGCAAACGTGTATTTTTAACTGTTAAAAAAGTAGTTCTTCTTACCATAATGTACAGGACACACCCGGAAGGTTTTCTGTACAGACACACCATTGAGAGTCCCATTGAAGTGGAAGTAGACATCATGTTCAAGGAAGTCTCCTCTCAGGCGACATCCTGTCTTCTCACCAGCTCTGTCCTTGTAGTCACTGCATGCTGTTTTGTGGGATTCACCAGGGTACCTGAAACATTAGGGATGAGAATCTGTCACTGCTCAGCTCAACTGACACTTACATCTAGGTTGGGCTCAGTGCCATTGCTTGTCAGTTGAATTGATAGAAGAACCTTTGCACTCCTGAAGCTTAATGACGTCTAAGATGATGGGTAGGATGTGTAGGAGAAACAAAATATGAAGTGAATTGGTAGAAGAAGCCTTGGCAAAGGTCTCTAGGCCTATGTGACCATTGGCAATTCATGTTTCACTTGCAAATATTCAGTGTGCCAGGAGCTATTTTACCAGTTCAGTCTGCAGTGGCATGTACtaatggatgccaagggaagtaaggcttccccaaaaaacgtacctgtaaataaaataaaaaaatctttcGTCTCTTTGGGTTTCATAATTGtccttcaattcacaagaggctgaatgtacactacatgaccaaaagtatgtgtacGCCTTCTCGTCAAACATCTAATTtcaaaatcatgtgcattaatatggagttctgggaaggctttccactagatgttgaacattgctgcagggacttgcttctattcagccacaagagcattagtgaggtagggcactgatgtttggcgattagacctggctcacagtcggtgttcTAATTCATCCAGAAGTTGTTTGATGGgtttaaggtcagggctctgtgcaggccagtcaagatcttccacgcctatctcgacaaaccattttgtATGGACCTCaccttgtgcacgggggcattgtcatgctgaaacaggaaagggccttcccaaaaaagttggaagcacagaatattctagaatgtcattgaataatgtagagttaagatttcccttcactggaactaaggggatagcccaaaccatgaaaaacagccccagacctttTTTCCTCcagcaaactttacagttggcactatgcaatcGGGcaagtagtgttctcctggcatccgccaaacccagattcgtttgtcggaatgccagatggtgaagcgtgattcatcactccagagaacgcgtttccactgctccagagtccaattgcggtgagctttacaccactccagccgacgcttggcatttgCGCATGGTgctcttaggcttgtgtgcggctgctcggccacggaaacccatttcatgaagctccagatgaacagttattgttctgacattgcttccagaggcagtttggaactcggtagtaagtattgcaaccgaggacagacgattttttacgcactacacgcttcagcactcccgttctgtgagcttgtgtggccttccaCTTAGCggttgagccattgttgctcctagatgtttccacctCTCAATAACAtcacttatagttgaccggggcagctctagcaggaaaGAAATTTGATATActgtcttgttggaaaggtggcatcctatgacggtgccacgttgaaaatcactgagctcttcagcaagACAATTCTacttccaatgtttgtctatggcgatcGCATGGCTGtctgcttgattttatacacctgtcagcaacggtgtggctgaaatagccgaatccactcatttgaaggggtgtccacatacttttgtgcatatagtgtatctcacaggagaaagcgaGCAAAATAGCATCCCTATGTCTCTGTATGTTTAGTCCATCTATCTGAAGCGGTCTGGTCCAACAGAGACTGACATTGTTgctgcccgtagcattgaatgcacgggaagccagcgagcatttggcctcccttgataaaaatatataaaatagccaatcagcgttgagctaaaccgagtgagctcaactgtgaatggtcctggcacaccaaaaCACGGGTGACAAGGGAAACCAGTTTTGATTTTGCATCACTCCTATCAAATCGCATTGAGAGcaaacgtcattgacagaaacaacttgaattgttgcatctcgttgttgTGTTGTcgtccggtggctagctagctaaaatggtctctttcctaaattagccatggatggagatttGGACTTGTGTTTTTACTGAATTCTCAATGATTATAACgccgattctgatccaaccataaattggATCAGACGATGGAAGTTCGAAATGGatctagatgtagaaggctaatgttgaattttggcccattcctcctgacagagctggtgtaatcgAGTCAGTTTTGTAGGactccttactcgcacacgctttttcagttctgcacacaagttttctataggattgagttcagggctttgtgatggccaatccaatacattgaatttgttgtcctgaagtcattttgtcacaactttggaagtatgcttggggtcattgtccatttggaagacccatttgcgaccaagctttaacttcctgactgatgtcttgagatgttgcttcaatatatccacagaattttctttcctcatgaagccatctattttgtgaagtgcaccaatccctcttgcagcaaaacacccccacaacatgatgctgccacctccgtgcttcacggttgggatggtgttcttcggcttgcaagcctccccctttttcctccaaacataacaatggtcattatgtccaaacagttctatttttgtttcatcagaccagagaacatttctccaaaaagtacgatctttgtccgcatgtgcagttgcaaaccgtagtctggcttttttatggcggttttggagcattggcttcttccttgctgagcggcctttcaggttatgtcgatataggactcgttttactgtggatatagacacttttggacccgtttcatccagcatcttcacaaggtcctttactgttgttctgggattgatttgcacttttcgcaccaaagtacattcatctctaggagacagaatgagtctccttcctgagcggtatgatggctgtgtggtcccatggtgtttatacttgcgtactattgtttgtacagatgaatgtagtaccttcaggcgtttggaaattgctcccaaggatgaaccagacgtgtggaggtcaattttttttcctgagggctaggctgatttatttagattttcccgtgatgtcaagTGTTGTGGAAAATATTGAGTCAAATATTTGCAGATTCCGGAACTTGTAGATTCAGttagactttattacaaagtaaCAGAGCCGAGCGATTCCATGGAACAACTGAACAGCTTATCACAGAGCCCTGCCTTTATAGTATTCTGTCTTTGCATAACGTATAGAGTCCCCTCCCCCTATATGAAAATAACTCCTTGACCTTTCTCCACCATTATCTTGCCGTCTCAGTTCTTTCTTGTTAACGCCCACATCAGACAGCTGTCTAAGTTATAATGGTGGCGGGGCCCTGATCATATATGTTCCATTCCTTATA
The sequence above is drawn from the Salvelinus namaycush isolate Seneca chromosome 36, SaNama_1.0, whole genome shotgun sequence genome and encodes:
- the LOC120030561 gene encoding interleukin-13 receptor subunit alpha-2-like, which produces MDNMILKRMEFLLVLQYFIPLITPEVAVEKELVKNFQCSLYSSKAMNCSWLPANQTGDDLQLYYWYPGESHKTACSDYKDRAGEKTGCRLRGDFLEHDVYFHFNGTLNGVSVQKTFRVCPVHYVKPPAPRVKITEEGKDLILSWDPPDLAAHHCWVYILNYSKCQEFLSKEIRYEYDNVAVYVPYDLRCQYRVQVKAVYQESCGAGGSDWSHVELYGVEDLHVDWSMTVFAILIPAAVGLFIILFLCCFMKHREKLFPKIPQPSWILKDMLISNKEQKSSIGNLYVPVEEEVECKISLEKDPPLLMMQPDP